The region TAACGTCGACGCGGGCGTTGTCTTTGCCACTGATGCCCTGTCTGATAGCAATGTCACCGTCGTCGCTACCGGCCCCGCCGATGTAAATGCCGGCATCGTTTATCCCGTGGCCATCATCAAGGCCAGCAAAAATGCCGACGCCGCCCAGGACTATGTCAACTTTCTTAGCAGCGCTCAGGCCAAAGCCGTTTTTGAAAAATTTGGTTTCACTTTAGCAGCAAAATAGATAAAATGCGCATACTAAAAAGTTTTGCCCGCGCAGCTCAGGTTAAATGGGAGATACTGCATAAGTGTATGAAGTAACTTGCCGTCAAATAGGTGTTATTTCCACCCCTTTTAAGCGGCATGAGGACACGCCGATACAGAGCTGTTTTGCCCCGGAAAGCCGCGGGCATATTGAACTGTTTCCTGAATATGCCGAAGGGCTCAAGGACATTGAAGGCTTTTCTCACTTGATTCTCATATATTGTTTTCACCAAGCTCAGGATTATGAATTGCTTACCAAGCCGTTCCTCGATGCGGGCAAGAAAGGCGTATTTGCCACGCGTTATTTCAAGCGGCCTAATTTCATAGGTCTTTCAGTAGTCAGGCTTATAGCTGTACGTGATAACTTGCTGGACATCGCCGAAGTGGACATGCTTGACGGTACGCCACTACTTGATATTAAACCATACGTGCACAGGTTCGATGTGCGCAAAGATACCAAGGACGGCTGGTTTAAAACAGCCAGCGAATGGTCGCGGTATGATAAACCCGAAGCACGCGGCACGCAATCATGAATAGTCTCTCTCTCCAAAACAGGTTAGAATGACGCAGGACTATTTATCGCCGCTGTGGATCTCGCTGCGGACCGTTCTCACGGCTACCGTCATCACCTTTTTCCTGGGCATCGCCGCGGCGCGCTGGATGGCGCGTTATTCGGGCAGGCTTAAAAGCGTGGTGGACGGGCTTTTCATACTGCCGATGGTGCTGCCGCCTACGGTGGTGGGGTTCGGGCTGCTGCTGCTTTTCGGCAGCCACGGCCCTATCGGCAAGCTGCTTCTCAACATCGGTACGACAGTGGTATTCTCCTGGTGGGCCACCGTCATAGCCGCCGTGGTGATGGCCTTCCCTCTGATGTACATGACCGCCCGGGGTGCTTTCGAGCAGGTGGAGCCCAATATTCAGGATGCCGCCCGCACACTGGGCGCCAGCGAATGGCGCGTCTTCTGGACGGTGACGCTGCCGCTGGCCTGGCCGGGGGTGGCCGCCGGGACAGTGCTGGCGCTGGCGCGCACACTGGGCGAGTTCGGCGCCACGCTCATGCTGGCCGGCAATATCCCCGGCAAGACGGCCACCATACCGGTTGCCATCTATTTCGCTATCCAGTCGGGAGACACCCGACAGGCGCTCATACTGGTCGCCATCGTGCTGCTGATTTCATTCGCCGCGCTGGCGGCCATCGCCTACTGGAAGGGGCGCACCCCGAAGACCAGAGGCTTCCTCATAAACTGAGTATTAGAACCAGGAATAACTTATGCTCAAAGCCAGAATAAAAAGGGCGCTGCCGGGATTCGAACTCGATGTTGATTTCTGCCTCAACCGCGAGCTGTTGGCCGTGCTGGGCCCTTCCGGTTCAGGCAAGACCATGACTCTACAGTGCATCGCCGGGCTGACCAGGCCGGACGAAGGCCGTATCGAGCTTAATGGCAAGGTGCTTTTCGATTCCGCGGAGGGCATAAATCTAGCGCCGCAGAAGCGCAGAGTGGGTTTTGTTTTCCAGAATTATGCCCTTTTCCCGCATATGACGGTCAGCGAGAACGTGGCCTACAGTATACGCCACCTGCCCGCCTCCGAGATAAGCGAAAAGGTGGGGCGGCTCCTTAATATCATGAACGTTAGCCCGCTGGCGGGACGCTACCCCAGGCAGCTTTCCGCCGGGCAGCAGCAGCGCGTGGCCATTGCCCGCGCGCTGGCCCCCGACCCCGAGGTCCTGTTACTGGACGAGCCATTTTCGGCGCTGGACTCGCAGCTTAAGGAACGGCTGGAACTGGAACTGCTGGCGCTGCAGCGCGAATACCGCGGCAGCATGCTGCTGGTGACCCATGACCTGGCTGAGGGTTACAAACTAGGCTCGCAAATTGCCATATACCAGGCCGGACGCATCGCCCAGTGCGACACCAAGCAGAAGGTGTTCGCTCAGCCGGTCAATCGCACGGTAGCCCGCCTGACGGGCGTGAGAAACCTGATGGATGGGGCGGTCGCCCGCATCGAGCCGCCCTACTTATGGGTGCACGTCACCGCATGGAACACCGGGCTCAAGGCACTGGCGGGCGAGGACTCTCATCTAACGCTCGGACAGAAGGTCGCGGTGGGCATCAGGCCGGAGTACGTCGATTTGAGACGGAGCGATGGGGAAAACGTTTTCTCCAGCCGCATACTGCAGGTCGTGGAGGGCATATCCAGCGTTACCTACCGTCTTCACGTGGACTCCGACCAGCAGGCCAAACACTACATCAACGCCGCTATCTCGAAATCGAGCGCCATCTGCGTAGAGGACGGCCAGACGTGCCTGCTGTACCTGCCGCCGGAGCACCTCATCGTCATACCGGAATAAAAACCGGATTTCTATAAAATCGTTTGAATCAATACTCTGTTGTCTCTCGGGACGATTGGGCTTAAAATAGTCCGTAAGTCACAAGTAGAGGATAGGAGAACGATATGTCCGTCAAGAATCTGAGGGTGCTTATCCGCGGCGGGGGGGAGCTTGCCAGCGCGGTGGCCTGCCGTTTGGCGGAGAGCCATTTTAAGGTTATCATGACCGAAGTGCCCCGGCCGCAGGCGGTGCGGCGCAACGTCTCTTTCTGCGAGGCGGTATACGAGGGCCGCAAGACGGTCGAAGGAAAAACCGCCAGGCTGGTCGGGTCGGCGGGAGAGGCCAGGGTCGCCTGGAAAGCCGGCGAACTGGCCATCATCGTGGATCCCGATACCACCATCCGCTCCGAGCTCAAGCCGGACGTCGAGATAGACGCCATCATCGCCAAGAAGAATCTGGGCACGCGCATGTCGGATGCCGAACTGGTCATCGGACTGGGTATCGGTTTTAAGGCCGGCAAGGACGTGCACGTGGTCATCGAGACCAACCGCGGCCACAACCTGGGGCGCGTCATGCGTGAAGGCATAGCCGAGGCCGACACGGGCGACCCCGGCAACATCGGCGGCTATACCACCGAGCGCGTCATGCGCGCACCCAGCGACGGTGTCTTCAAGGCAGTCAAGAAAATCGGCGATATGGTCAAGGCCGGGGATATCGTGGCCTATGTGGAGGGCAAGCCGGTGAAGGCCGCCATACCCGGCATCATACGCGGGCTGCTGCGCGACGGCACGCCCGTGACCAAAGGACTTAAGGCGGGCGACGTTGACCCGCGCGGCAATAAGGAATACTGCTACACTATCTCGGACAAGGGGCGCACCATCTCGGGCGGCGTGCTCGAGGCTATACTGGCGCATTTCAACGCATAAGGGGAGACCGCTATAGATATCAGCGACTTGATAGCCGTCAACGACCTGTGGCGCGAGGTGTATCCCTATTTGGCGTCGCAGGTAACGGCAGTCTACGGACGCAACTCCGGCCGGGTGCTGGAACTGGGGCCGTTCTCGTGGGGCATCTCCTACGAGCTGGCGACACGCTACGCGGCGCTGGAATTTACTCTGGCCGACGACCATAAAGAATACCTGGCGCACCTCAGGCATGAAATAGAGCGCCGAAACCTCGGTCGCCGCATAGAAGTTCTCAATGCCCCACTGGACAAACTGCCTTTCGGAGACGCGTCTTTCGACCTGGTTATTTTACGTGGAGCCTTCTTTTTCATCATGGACAGGCCGCGCATTTTGAGCGAGATATACCGCGTGCTGGCCCCCGGCGGGCTGGCCTTCGTGGGGGGTGGCTACGGCGCGGGTATTCCGCAGGGCGTCATCGACAGCATCGCCGAAGAATCGCGCATACTCAACGACAGGCTGGGGCGACGGCGCGTTACTCTCGACGAATTGAAAGCGCTCGTCGAATCTCAAGGCCTGACTGCAGCCACTCAAATCGTGGAAGAAGGCGGTGTCTGGCTGCTCGTGCGCAAGAGCATCAGTCTCGCGGCGGAAAAGCAGACATCCCGATTGGCGGAAGCCTTCGGTCTGCGTCCCGCCGAGGTCATCAGTATCGTGGGAGGCGGAGGCAAGACCAGCCTGATGTTCGCGCTGGCGCGCGAACTCTCGCTTGCCGGCAAAAAAGTCATCAGCACCACCACCACGCACATAATGAAACCAGAAGCTGATGAATCGCCCTGTGTCGTATTGGAAGACGATGAGGAACGCTTAATCTCGCGCTTGAAAGATGAGCTTGGCAGGCATAAACACGTCACCGCGGCATGCCTCAGGCCGGAAGCCGGCAAGCTCAGGGGGCTGCTGCCGGAGACTGTGGATAAAATCACCGCTGTGAAGCTGGCGGATTACATAATCAATGAAGCGGACGGGGCGGCGCGCAGGCCCATCAAGGCGCCCAACGCTACCGAGCCAGTCATTCCAGACAGCACCACTCTCGTGGTGGCGGTGGTCGGCATGGACGCGCTGAACTCTCCCCTGTCGCAGGAGGTCGCCTTTCGCCCGGAGCTCATTACGTGCCTGACCGGACTGCCCGAGGGTGGCATTATTACGCGCGAGGTCATCGCCACGCTGGTGGCGGACGAAAAAGGCATCATCCAGTATGCTCCTCGAAGTGCCCGTATCGTCCCTTTTATAAACAAGGTCGAGTTGGCGCAAAGTCCTGACGATGTGCGCAAGCTGGCCGGAGCCATCCTGTCACGCAGACACCCTCAGATAAAGCGCGTGGTGTCAGGCTCGCTTATAGCCCAAAAACTCGAATTTCACATTTTCGAGGCTGCTTAGGTTCAACTTGCTGGAGGTAAAAAATGCAGAACGATATTTACGCCGAACTGGTACGGCTGAGCGCTGCTGGTGAAGAAGCCGCCCTGGCCACCGTCATATCGGCTTCGGGTTCCACGCCCAGGGAGGAAGGCGCCAAGATGTTGGTGCGGGCCAACGGCTCCATCATGGG is a window of Dehalococcoidia bacterium DNA encoding:
- the tsaA gene encoding tRNA (N6-threonylcarbamoyladenosine(37)-N6)-methyltransferase TrmO codes for the protein MYEVTCRQIGVISTPFKRHEDTPIQSCFAPESRGHIELFPEYAEGLKDIEGFSHLILIYCFHQAQDYELLTKPFLDAGKKGVFATRYFKRPNFIGLSVVRLIAVRDNLLDIAEVDMLDGTPLLDIKPYVHRFDVRKDTKDGWFKTASEWSRYDKPEARGTQS
- the modB gene encoding molybdate ABC transporter permease subunit — protein: MTQDYLSPLWISLRTVLTATVITFFLGIAAARWMARYSGRLKSVVDGLFILPMVLPPTVVGFGLLLLFGSHGPIGKLLLNIGTTVVFSWWATVIAAVVMAFPLMYMTARGAFEQVEPNIQDAARTLGASEWRVFWTVTLPLAWPGVAAGTVLALARTLGEFGATLMLAGNIPGKTATIPVAIYFAIQSGDTRQALILVAIVLLISFAALAAIAYWKGRTPKTRGFLIN
- a CDS encoding ABC transporter ATP-binding protein, which translates into the protein MLKARIKRALPGFELDVDFCLNRELLAVLGPSGSGKTMTLQCIAGLTRPDEGRIELNGKVLFDSAEGINLAPQKRRVGFVFQNYALFPHMTVSENVAYSIRHLPASEISEKVGRLLNIMNVSPLAGRYPRQLSAGQQQRVAIARALAPDPEVLLLDEPFSALDSQLKERLELELLALQREYRGSMLLVTHDLAEGYKLGSQIAIYQAGRIAQCDTKQKVFAQPVNRTVARLTGVRNLMDGAVARIEPPYLWVHVTAWNTGLKALAGEDSHLTLGQKVAVGIRPEYVDLRRSDGENVFSSRILQVVEGISSVTYRLHVDSDQQAKHYINAAISKSSAICVEDGQTCLLYLPPEHLIVIPE
- a CDS encoding EF2563 family selenium-dependent molybdenum hydroxylase system protein, with the translated sequence MSVKNLRVLIRGGGELASAVACRLAESHFKVIMTEVPRPQAVRRNVSFCEAVYEGRKTVEGKTARLVGSAGEARVAWKAGELAIIVDPDTTIRSELKPDVEIDAIIAKKNLGTRMSDAELVIGLGIGFKAGKDVHVVIETNRGHNLGRVMREGIAEADTGDPGNIGGYTTERVMRAPSDGVFKAVKKIGDMVKAGDIVAYVEGKPVKAAIPGIIRGLLRDGTPVTKGLKAGDVDPRGNKEYCYTISDKGRTISGGVLEAILAHFNA
- the yqeC gene encoding putative selenium-dependent hydroxylase accessory protein YqeC, which produces MIAVNDLWREVYPYLASQVTAVYGRNSGRVLELGPFSWGISYELATRYAALEFTLADDHKEYLAHLRHEIERRNLGRRIEVLNAPLDKLPFGDASFDLVILRGAFFFIMDRPRILSEIYRVLAPGGLAFVGGGYGAGIPQGVIDSIAEESRILNDRLGRRRVTLDELKALVESQGLTAATQIVEEGGVWLLVRKSISLAAEKQTSRLAEAFGLRPAEVISIVGGGGKTSLMFALARELSLAGKKVISTTTTHIMKPEADESPCVVLEDDEERLISRLKDELGRHKHVTAACLRPEAGKLRGLLPETVDKITAVKLADYIINEADGAARRPIKAPNATEPVIPDSTTLVVAVVGMDALNSPLSQEVAFRPELITCLTGLPEGGIITREVIATLVADEKGIIQYAPRSARIVPFINKVELAQSPDDVRKLAGAILSRRHPQIKRVVSGSLIAQKLEFHIFEAA